The proteins below are encoded in one region of Sulfolobus sp. A20:
- a CDS encoding ABC transporter substrate-binding protein produces MIVGFLISPIFLLQSSAATTITIAPSNSSILVDVSQTVPPDALDPATGFYVQDGPLFNAIFQELVEYNGSNYLQVVPVIAQNWSTSNYENWTFFIRQGVYFPDGVQVNASTVWFSLYRTILMGQGPGVSNYIELLFNATQYGQTGYALPWGVANAIQQVTGLPTTKNATLAAQVLASILSHFNANNQTIQKIMEYPYQAVVVKGPYEVEINTLEPYRDFLLDLANWWGAIVNPVYVDQHGGVQPNSANSYINDNGMNGTGPYVIKYVGPSLSEILLVKNPHYWAQNIANIPTVAEPAHIPIIDIKYGLSHTDRVEDFATNQAQISYVSLPFLQQMYSAYEYNKYVSFNQVFLNLGYQAAVFYLSLNMQVFPTNITPFRQAIAYAINYSALLSIFKFQNQTLAINYLGPISPVFPVYNEVMQLDDLHPFTYNPSLALHYLNEAGYEGHFYVVLPNGTAIGDTNGSQLPTLTIYALAPVNELEQEELTIIQENLQRIGISTSIKYVLPSVTDNWVTPSGTPAIVDLGWYPDWPDPIFQELIAQTDVLYGGISGNLAWVNISTLQQIYNTLPFLTNQTQQTLEVAKVYKILYQEVPYVYLPNPVNYYFVQPYVKNFVYNPFIGYYYNLMYYQPYTVTITQTTTTTSPTPLTTTSTTTSTMTMPSMTSTSTSNNSTLVYAAIGIVVVIIVIVAVVVLLRRRGGPGF; encoded by the coding sequence ATGATAGTAGGATTCCTAATATCACCTATATTTTTGCTTCAAAGTAGTGCAGCAACCACGATAACTATAGCACCATCTAATAGTTCGATACTTGTTGATGTATCACAGACAGTTCCACCAGACGCACTAGATCCTGCAACTGGATTTTATGTGCAGGACGGACCATTGTTCAATGCTATATTCCAGGAACTCGTAGAATATAATGGCTCTAATTATTTGCAAGTAGTTCCGGTAATAGCTCAGAATTGGAGCACATCTAATTACGAGAACTGGACGTTCTTCATAAGACAAGGAGTTTACTTCCCAGACGGAGTACAAGTCAACGCGTCAACAGTATGGTTCTCATTATATAGGACAATATTGATGGGTCAAGGTCCGGGTGTATCAAACTATATAGAACTATTATTTAATGCCACACAGTATGGTCAAACTGGCTATGCTTTACCTTGGGGAGTAGCTAATGCAATCCAACAAGTTACCGGTTTACCAACTACTAAAAATGCTACATTAGCTGCACAAGTCCTAGCATCTATCCTATCACACTTCAACGCAAACAATCAAACAATTCAGAAGATAATGGAATACCCATACCAAGCAGTAGTTGTTAAAGGACCATATGAGGTAGAAATAAACACACTAGAACCCTACAGAGACTTCCTACTAGACTTGGCAAACTGGTGGGGAGCAATAGTAAACCCAGTATACGTAGACCAACACGGAGGAGTACAACCAAACAGTGCAAATTCATATATAAATGATAACGGAATGAACGGAACTGGTCCATACGTAATAAAGTATGTAGGACCTAGTCTATCAGAGATCTTACTTGTCAAGAATCCTCATTACTGGGCTCAAAATATAGCTAATATACCAACAGTAGCAGAGCCAGCTCACATACCTATTATTGATATCAAGTACGGTTTATCTCATACTGATAGAGTTGAAGATTTCGCAACGAATCAAGCACAAATTTCATACGTTTCCCTACCCTTCCTTCAGCAGATGTACTCAGCATATGAATATAATAAATATGTAAGCTTTAACCAGGTATTTCTTAATTTAGGCTATCAAGCTGCGGTTTTCTATCTCTCACTAAACATGCAAGTGTTCCCAACTAATATTACTCCCTTCAGACAAGCTATCGCTTATGCAATTAACTACTCTGCATTATTAAGCATATTCAAATTCCAGAACCAAACGCTTGCCATAAACTATTTAGGTCCAATTTCTCCAGTATTCCCAGTTTATAATGAAGTAATGCAACTTGATGATTTACATCCATTCACTTATAACCCATCACTAGCATTACACTACTTAAATGAAGCTGGATACGAAGGTCATTTCTATGTCGTATTGCCAAATGGAACAGCAATAGGCGATACAAATGGTAGCCAATTACCGACTCTTACCATTTATGCTTTAGCACCCGTTAATGAGTTAGAACAAGAAGAACTGACTATAATACAAGAGAATTTACAAAGAATAGGAATTTCTACTTCTATAAAATATGTTTTACCATCGGTAACTGATAATTGGGTTACTCCAAGTGGGACACCAGCCATAGTTGATCTAGGATGGTATCCAGACTGGCCAGACCCTATATTCCAAGAGTTAATAGCACAAACCGATGTACTATATGGAGGAATATCTGGCAATTTGGCATGGGTTAATATTTCAACATTACAACAGATATACAATACATTACCATTCTTAACTAACCAGACACAACAGACATTAGAGGTTGCTAAAGTATATAAGATACTGTATCAAGAAGTTCCCTATGTTTACTTACCTAACCCAGTAAACTACTATTTCGTGCAACCATATGTAAAGAATTTCGTGTATAATCCATTTATTGGATATTACTATAATCTAATGTACTATCAACCTTACACTGTAACCATAACTCAAACCACTACTACAACGAGCCCTACACCATTAACTACCACTAGTACAACAACAAGTACTATGACAATGCCATCAATGACATCTACAAGCACAAGTAATAATTCGACATTAGTATATGCTGCTATTGGTATCGTAGTTGTGATCATCGTAATAGTAGCTGTTGTTGTATTGCTTAGAAGAAGAGGAGGACCTGGATTCTAA
- a CDS encoding ABC transporter permease, whose amino-acid sequence MSLNIVFFIIRRIINALITLLLLIILVFIMIHVIAPNPLALARLYTGPHATYTQLEQVAKEYGLNKPLYVQIVNYIINVFHGNLGIDPTYKVPVIDLIGKYLPRTLELVIPATILSVIIGLITGAIAASNRNNPLDYLVRGVYLVTWASPPFFVATILQLVIAYYLRLLPATGTVNPTLTPPKPLTPFPLLNAILSADWPYLSSLVHHMVLPVIAIALVTFGIVTRIARASMLDYMESDFARLSFMKGLSRRRVVYGVVLRNASIPLVTLIALLFGYSVAGAVVIEDVFQYHGMGYFITQAIEGLDYTSVLGTTIIVGISIIIANLIADILYGVLDPRVRIVE is encoded by the coding sequence ATGTCATTAAATATTGTCTTCTTTATTATTAGAAGAATTATAAATGCTTTAATCACGCTCTTATTGCTAATTATACTTGTTTTTATCATGATTCACGTGATAGCACCTAATCCATTAGCGCTAGCTAGACTATACACTGGACCTCATGCTACTTATACTCAGTTGGAGCAAGTAGCTAAGGAGTATGGCTTAAATAAACCACTATACGTGCAAATAGTCAATTATATCATAAATGTTTTTCACGGAAATTTAGGAATTGATCCGACTTACAAGGTACCAGTTATAGATTTGATAGGAAAGTATCTCCCGAGGACCCTAGAATTAGTTATACCAGCTACTATCTTGTCAGTAATTATTGGACTCATAACTGGGGCAATAGCTGCATCTAATAGAAATAATCCATTAGATTATTTGGTACGTGGAGTTTACTTAGTTACTTGGGCATCTCCTCCTTTTTTTGTGGCTACGATACTTCAATTGGTAATTGCCTATTATTTGAGATTATTACCGGCTACAGGTACCGTAAATCCCACTCTTACCCCACCGAAGCCATTAACTCCATTTCCTTTGCTAAATGCGATATTATCTGCTGATTGGCCATATCTTTCGAGCCTAGTACATCATATGGTTCTACCAGTAATTGCGATAGCTTTAGTAACGTTTGGAATTGTAACTAGAATTGCGAGAGCTTCTATGCTAGATTATATGGAGTCAGATTTTGCGAGATTAAGTTTCATGAAGGGGTTAAGTAGAAGAAGAGTAGTTTATGGTGTAGTATTACGAAACGCTTCAATACCTTTAGTTACACTAATTGCCTTATTATTTGGATATTCTGTCGCTGGAGCTGTAGTGATAGAAGATGTATTTCAATATCACGGAATGGGTTACTTCATTACACAAGCAATTGAAGGTTTAGATTATACTTCGGTGTTAGGAACTACCATAATAGTAGGAATTTCAATTATAATAGCTAATTTGATAGCTGATATTCTTTATGGAGTACTTGATCCTAGGGTGAGGATAGTTGAGTGA
- a CDS encoding ABC transporter permease, with product MSESYGIKFMLKALIRDKAGLLGLIIVLLFLVWSFIQGILEILSGYLKNPQLGYILLPHNPFKYDLSLAFQPPSSQFLLGTNAEGEDILSRMLYAMPRDALVAVVVVFSAIVIGGILGILAGYLGGIVDEIVMRVTDAFLSLPALILVIAITVPLRATFLAVILGLAVVWWPTYARFYRAQTLRIKNMDYISAAKLSNVSSFQLLYRYIFLNSIDPILAYAALDFGNVILTYSTLAFLGIGVTPPIPELGAMAADGLSGLPQYWWWAVFPGLAILIIVVGFVLLGDRLQDVIAGRIVY from the coding sequence TTGAGTGAAAGCTATGGAATTAAGTTCATGCTTAAGGCACTGATCAGAGACAAGGCTGGATTACTAGGGCTTATAATAGTTTTACTATTCCTAGTATGGTCTTTTATTCAAGGTATTCTAGAAATACTATCGGGATATCTCAAGAACCCACAATTAGGCTATATTTTGCTACCACATAATCCGTTTAAATATGATCTCAGCTTGGCTTTCCAACCCCCATCTTCCCAATTCCTCTTAGGCACAAATGCAGAAGGAGAGGATATATTGTCACGTATGCTATATGCGATGCCTAGGGATGCTCTCGTAGCTGTGGTGGTAGTTTTTTCAGCAATAGTTATAGGGGGTATACTTGGAATTTTAGCGGGATATCTGGGAGGAATAGTAGATGAAATAGTGATGAGAGTAACTGATGCGTTCTTATCTTTGCCAGCATTAATATTAGTCATAGCAATAACAGTTCCCTTGAGAGCAACGTTCTTAGCTGTGATATTGGGCTTAGCAGTAGTCTGGTGGCCGACGTACGCTAGGTTTTACAGAGCACAAACATTAAGGATAAAAAATATGGACTATATATCCGCAGCTAAGTTAAGTAACGTATCTTCATTTCAGTTACTTTACAGATATATATTCTTAAACTCTATCGATCCTATATTAGCGTATGCAGCTTTAGACTTTGGAAATGTAATCTTAACCTATTCTACGCTAGCTTTTCTAGGAATTGGAGTAACTCCACCAATACCAGAATTAGGTGCTATGGCTGCTGACGGTTTATCCGGCTTACCGCAATATTGGTGGTGGGCAGTTTTTCCAGGTTTAGCTATATTAATTATAGTTGTGGGATTTGTATTGCTTGGTGATAGATTACAGGACGTAATTGCAGGTAGAATTGTTTACTAG
- a CDS encoding ABC transporter ATP-binding protein, with product MKLLLQVKNLNVYYNTLLGWVKVLDNASIEVEKGEIVSIVGESGSGKSTLGHAIARILPPNSRISGDIIIDNVNLAKLKESELQRYRGTWVFMIFQNPLNSLNPVKKVGFQLLEACKIRHQREGKKVGEEDLMKEVIEVLKDLRLPDPYAIIDRYPHQLSGGQVQRIVIGMALLLKPKLLIADEPTSALDVTIQAQVVNLFKQLNKELGTSILFITHDISLAYVIADRIIVMYAGRIMEDGNIEEVLKSPMHPYSQGLVASIPKGSKDQGRLSAIPGNPPSFFALPLGCKFNPRCDKVMDVCRQKEPPLIEKNGRRVRCWLYE from the coding sequence ATGAAGTTGTTACTCCAGGTAAAAAATCTGAACGTTTATTACAATACATTACTCGGATGGGTAAAGGTTTTAGATAATGCGAGTATAGAAGTAGAAAAGGGAGAGATAGTAAGTATAGTAGGAGAGAGTGGATCTGGTAAGTCTACACTTGGTCATGCAATAGCTAGAATACTTCCCCCAAATTCTAGGATTAGTGGAGATATAATAATAGATAATGTGAACTTAGCTAAGTTAAAAGAGAGTGAGCTACAGAGGTATAGAGGAACATGGGTTTTCATGATATTTCAGAACCCACTAAATAGTCTGAATCCTGTTAAAAAGGTTGGTTTTCAGCTACTAGAAGCATGTAAAATTAGACACCAAAGGGAAGGGAAAAAAGTAGGTGAAGAAGATTTGATGAAAGAAGTTATAGAGGTATTGAAGGATTTAAGGTTACCGGACCCATATGCAATAATTGACAGATACCCACATCAGCTTTCTGGTGGTCAAGTTCAAAGAATTGTCATTGGAATGGCTTTGCTCCTTAAGCCTAAATTACTTATAGCTGACGAACCTACTTCCGCACTAGACGTAACAATACAAGCACAAGTAGTGAATTTGTTTAAGCAATTAAATAAGGAGTTAGGTACAAGCATCCTTTTCATAACTCATGACATTTCATTGGCTTATGTAATAGCTGATAGGATAATAGTAATGTATGCAGGCAGAATAATGGAAGATGGAAATATAGAGGAAGTTTTAAAGTCTCCGATGCATCCTTATTCACAAGGATTAGTAGCTAGTATACCCAAGGGAAGTAAAGATCAAGGAAGGCTGAGTGCAATACCAGGTAATCCTCCTTCGTTCTTTGCTTTACCATTAGGTTGTAAATTTAATCCAAGGTGCGATAAAGTGATGGATGTGTGCAGACAAAAGGAGCCTCCTCTAATAGAAAAGAATGGTAGAAGGGTGAGGTGTTGGTTATATGAGTGA
- a CDS encoding ABC transporter ATP-binding protein: MSDNILYKTVGLKKYYLAKKRGILESISKQPPIYVKALDGISIEIKKGETLGVVGESGSGKTTLGKILATLEKPTEGHLFFMGRPVNNGNEEYVRKKVHMVFQNPATSVNPRMRVKDIVKEGMKSKNDQKVKELLKEVGLDYDYVKDKYPRELSGGQLQRVAIARALAKEPEFLILDEPTSALDASVQAQILNLLADLQKERNLTYLFITHNISVAKFISNRVIIMYAGKLVEEGNSSEVISEPMHPYTQALLNSVPDLNRKQLKPPSGEVPSLINPPKGCRFHPRCPMAMEVCKNNEPPLVEVNGRKVACWLYETNWKKTSS; encoded by the coding sequence ATGAGTGACAACATTCTCTATAAAACTGTTGGACTTAAGAAATACTATCTAGCTAAAAAAAGAGGAATTCTAGAATCAATAAGTAAGCAACCACCAATTTATGTTAAAGCGTTAGATGGTATTTCGATAGAGATTAAAAAGGGGGAAACTTTAGGTGTAGTAGGAGAAAGCGGATCTGGTAAAACAACCTTAGGTAAGATTTTAGCAACATTAGAAAAACCTACTGAAGGACATCTATTTTTCATGGGAAGACCGGTTAACAATGGTAATGAAGAATACGTTAGGAAGAAAGTACACATGGTATTTCAAAATCCAGCTACTTCTGTAAATCCTAGAATGAGAGTTAAAGACATTGTTAAGGAAGGTATGAAGAGTAAAAATGATCAAAAGGTAAAGGAATTGTTGAAAGAAGTTGGACTAGACTACGATTACGTTAAGGATAAATATCCTAGAGAGCTTTCCGGTGGTCAGCTACAAAGAGTTGCTATCGCAAGGGCATTAGCTAAGGAGCCAGAGTTCCTTATACTAGATGAACCTACATCAGCTTTAGACGCTTCAGTTCAGGCGCAGATATTAAATTTACTTGCTGATCTTCAGAAAGAGAGAAATTTAACATATTTATTCATTACACATAATATTTCTGTTGCAAAATTTATATCAAATAGAGTAATAATTATGTATGCTGGGAAGCTAGTAGAAGAGGGAAATAGTAGTGAAGTGATTTCTGAACCAATGCATCCATATACCCAAGCCTTATTAAATTCAGTACCAGATTTAAATAGAAAACAACTTAAACCACCATCTGGTGAAGTACCCAGCTTAATAAATCCTCCTAAAGGATGTAGGTTCCACCCTAGATGTCCTATGGCTATGGAGGTATGTAAAAATAATGAACCTCCCTTGGTGGAAGTAAATGGGAGAAAAGTCGCTTGTTGGTTGTACGAAACCAACTGGAAGAAGACTTCTAGTTGA
- a CDS encoding PH domain-containing protein — protein MGEKSLVGCTKPTGRRLLVEGTIILIIFSLFLEITSIINYLIFVVIWYVILCMIILWFKNHTYCIYGNEVVVKSAFSEKRVKLSDLKDIFVSQGPIARRLGCGSIYIVPNSGKITVLMDIKNPDEFFQKIKNSLS, from the coding sequence ATGGGAGAAAAGTCGCTTGTTGGTTGTACGAAACCAACTGGAAGAAGACTTCTAGTTGAAGGTACAATTATACTAATAATTTTTTCATTATTTTTAGAGATTACTAGCATAATTAATTACTTAATATTTGTAGTCATTTGGTATGTAATACTCTGCATGATAATTTTGTGGTTTAAGAACCATACTTATTGTATTTATGGAAATGAAGTAGTAGTGAAGTCAGCTTTCTCAGAAAAAAGGGTTAAGCTTAGTGATTTGAAAGATATTTTTGTTTCTCAAGGTCCTATAGCGAGGAGATTAGGCTGTGGATCGATATATATAGTACCAAATTCTGGTAAGATAACCGTATTGATGGATATAAAAAATCCTGATGAATTCTTTCAAAAAATTAAAAATTCGTTATCTTAA
- a CDS encoding peroxiredoxin, with amino-acid sequence MVEVGDKAPEVELVDTDLKKVKIPSDFKGKVVVLAFYPAAFTSVCTKEMCTFRDSLAKFNEFNATVIGISVDPPFSNKAFKEQNKLNFTVLSDFSREAVKAYGVAGELPILKGYVLAKRSVFVIDKNGIIRYKWVSEDPGKEPNYEEIRQVISKL; translated from the coding sequence ATGGTAGAAGTAGGAGATAAAGCACCAGAAGTAGAATTAGTAGATACTGACTTGAAAAAAGTAAAGATACCCAGTGATTTTAAAGGAAAAGTAGTCGTATTAGCCTTTTATCCAGCAGCCTTTACCTCAGTATGTACCAAGGAGATGTGCACTTTTAGAGATTCTTTAGCAAAGTTCAATGAATTTAATGCTACTGTGATTGGTATAAGTGTAGATCCTCCATTCAGTAATAAAGCGTTCAAAGAGCAGAATAAGCTCAATTTTACAGTACTTAGTGATTTTAGCAGAGAAGCAGTTAAAGCTTATGGAGTAGCTGGAGAATTACCAATATTGAAGGGATATGTTTTAGCTAAGAGATCGGTATTTGTTATAGATAAGAATGGGATAATCAGATATAAGTGGGTTTCTGAAGATCCTGGCAAAGAGCCTAATTATGAAGAAATTAGGCAGGTTATTTCTAAACTATAA
- a CDS encoding S1C family serine protease encodes MYEDLVEKVTPAVVTILTRQVTLDEFFTPQVAEGIGSGFSIEKNLLITSYHVIESARDIIAISEDGFRDDVEVVAVNPFHDLAILRTSLSLPSLKLSTKYRTGEVVLAVGNPLGLYSVSMGIISSEERTIMSPIGSPVYVIQTDAAVNPGNSGGPLVNEKGEVVGVVTAMIRNAQNIGFAIPSKLVISFVNNVMRFGRYVRPYIGISVTKLNKALATYLGIKKTNGLLVVNVDPAGSAYKYGIEKGDVILKIDDMDITSPSDLIAILENKVGSYIKVRVLKDSREAEIKIPVLAVNA; translated from the coding sequence ATGTATGAAGATTTAGTGGAAAAGGTAACTCCAGCAGTAGTTACAATATTGACTAGACAAGTTACATTAGATGAATTTTTTACACCTCAAGTCGCTGAAGGTATAGGTTCTGGCTTCTCAATAGAGAAAAATCTTCTAATAACGTCCTATCACGTTATTGAAAGCGCTAGAGATATAATAGCAATATCAGAGGATGGTTTCAGAGATGATGTAGAAGTTGTTGCTGTAAATCCTTTTCATGATTTAGCAATATTGAGAACTAGTCTTAGTTTACCCTCTCTTAAGTTATCAACTAAGTATAGAACGGGAGAAGTTGTGTTAGCAGTAGGTAATCCTTTAGGGTTATATAGTGTTAGCATGGGAATAATCAGCAGTGAAGAAAGGACTATTATGTCTCCAATCGGATCTCCAGTTTATGTTATTCAAACTGATGCAGCGGTAAATCCGGGGAATAGTGGTGGTCCATTAGTCAACGAAAAAGGTGAGGTTGTAGGCGTAGTGACAGCGATGATTAGAAATGCTCAAAACATTGGTTTCGCAATACCGTCTAAGCTAGTTATAAGTTTCGTTAATAACGTTATGCGATTTGGTAGATACGTAAGACCTTATATCGGCATATCAGTGACGAAACTAAATAAAGCTTTAGCAACGTATCTGGGTATAAAAAAGACTAATGGGTTACTTGTCGTAAATGTAGATCCAGCTGGAAGCGCTTATAAGTATGGGATAGAAAAGGGTGATGTTATATTAAAGATAGATGATATGGATATTACCTCACCTAGTGATCTAATAGCAATATTAGAAAATAAAGTAGGTTCTTATATAAAGGTGAGGGTATTAAAGGATTCCAGAGAAGCGGAAATTAAAATACCTGTGTTAGCAGTTAATGCTTAA
- a CDS encoding extracellular solute-binding protein — MKGISKSIIAIIIVIIVIIAILGAYLVLTSHKPTTSTTTSPAITSSVTLTVVTFSGESAQFIQYAGELFSQEHPGVTVKVITYPFSNYIDQELSALESHSSEYDIIGFTSTSAQRVAPYLLPLNTSLFNMTDLIGPQEAFGGIIYNSTLGKNITIGIAYETAVYLMAYKPSIFQNATLANEFYQEYHISFNPSTWQNWTDVLDADQFLVSHNITKYGFLIDDHVAHGIIDAYPAVFGWYYARNNTLNHGLVGGIPGFNIMFEGYIPPGFSFPLPSFNSTSGLEALEVYKSLISYEPSPSSIQISYDNLAQFYPDAAGAFLFTSQLSSFNTSQLQDTYLAPLPGGYAETGTDFLGISKYSTHVELAEEFLAFLVSPKVQTIAFLKFSKFPVSKEAFLNLISNTSLPTYEREWLSAVYNASLNAWANPPNIPPTYISLISDFNSQVYNYLTGQTSAQQALQTAASDWVQAEASYYG, encoded by the coding sequence ATGAAGGGAATTTCTAAAAGTATAATCGCCATAATAATAGTTATAATAGTCATCATAGCTATATTAGGTGCTTACTTAGTTCTAACATCCCATAAGCCCACTACTTCAACTACTACCTCGCCTGCTATAACATCTAGTGTTACCCTCACTGTGGTTACTTTTTCAGGTGAATCAGCTCAATTTATTCAATATGCAGGCGAATTATTCTCACAAGAGCATCCTGGCGTAACAGTTAAGGTCATTACGTATCCATTCAGTAATTATATTGATCAAGAACTTTCCGCGCTAGAAAGCCATTCAAGTGAGTATGATATAATAGGTTTCACGTCAACCTCTGCCCAAAGAGTAGCTCCATACTTGTTACCCCTAAATACTTCATTATTTAATATGACAGATCTCATAGGACCACAAGAAGCATTTGGAGGAATTATCTACAACTCTACTCTAGGTAAAAATATAACAATTGGAATAGCATATGAAACAGCAGTTTACTTAATGGCTTACAAACCTTCTATATTTCAAAACGCTACTTTAGCTAATGAATTTTATCAAGAATATCATATAAGTTTTAATCCATCTACATGGCAAAACTGGACTGATGTATTAGATGCTGATCAATTCTTAGTATCCCACAATATCACTAAATATGGTTTTCTGATAGATGATCACGTAGCTCATGGCATCATAGATGCTTATCCAGCTGTTTTTGGGTGGTATTATGCTAGAAATAATACACTGAACCATGGTTTAGTCGGAGGTATTCCAGGGTTTAACATAATGTTTGAAGGTTACATACCCCCTGGTTTCTCCTTCCCCCTTCCGTCCTTTAACTCGACATCTGGCTTAGAAGCTTTAGAAGTTTACAAATCACTAATAAGTTATGAACCTTCTCCGTCTTCAATTCAAATAAGCTATGATAATCTAGCGCAATTTTATCCAGATGCTGCTGGAGCTTTCCTCTTTACCAGTCAGCTATCATCATTTAACACGTCTCAGTTACAAGACACTTACTTGGCTCCATTGCCTGGAGGCTATGCTGAAACCGGGACTGACTTCTTAGGTATAAGTAAATATTCTACGCACGTAGAATTGGCAGAAGAATTTCTAGCTTTCTTAGTCTCTCCTAAGGTTCAAACTATCGCTTTTCTAAAGTTCAGCAAGTTCCCAGTATCGAAAGAAGCTTTCCTAAATTTAATATCAAATACTTCACTACCAACTTATGAGAGGGAATGGCTTTCAGCGGTTTATAATGCGTCGTTAAACGCTTGGGCTAACCCACCTAATATTCCACCTACTTATATCTCACTAATTAGTGACTTCAATAGTCAAGTTTATAATTACTTAACCGGTCAAACATCAGCTCAACAAGCTTTACAGACAGCAGCCTCAGATTGGGTCCAAGCAGAAGCATCGTATTATGGGTAA
- a CDS encoding ABC transporter ATP-binding protein, producing the protein MSVEIERLSKKYGSNYAIREVSLKVEKGEFFIILGPSGSGKTTFLRCIAGLEKVDSGKILIDNKDVTNLPPGKRDIAMVFQNFALYPNKTVYENLSMPIERFDKSERENIIIEVSKRLGIYELLDRYPSELSGGQQQRVGLARALVRKPKVFLMDEPLSNLDAPQRMSARRLIKEIQIENSITTLYVTHDQTEAMALADKIAIIDKGQIIQIGSPEEIYQNPVNSFVASFFGNPPMSIMDGKVIGLEGKIGIRAEDVILGEGRYKGVVKDVEFWGDRYLIYISFNDQEIRAFSKNKLKINQEIKFNLISIKRLE; encoded by the coding sequence ATGAGCGTCGAGATAGAGAGACTGTCTAAAAAATATGGTAGTAATTATGCAATAAGGGAAGTAAGCCTAAAAGTAGAAAAGGGAGAATTTTTTATAATATTAGGTCCTTCTGGTTCTGGGAAAACTACGTTCTTACGTTGCATTGCAGGTTTAGAGAAAGTGGATAGTGGGAAAATATTAATAGATAATAAGGATGTTACTAATTTGCCACCTGGAAAAAGAGATATAGCAATGGTTTTTCAAAACTTTGCTCTTTATCCTAATAAGACAGTTTATGAAAATCTTTCGATGCCTATAGAGCGTTTTGATAAGTCAGAGAGAGAGAACATAATTATTGAAGTGTCTAAAAGATTAGGAATATATGAGTTACTAGACAGATATCCTTCAGAGTTGTCTGGTGGGCAGCAACAAAGAGTGGGTTTAGCAAGGGCTCTAGTTAGAAAACCAAAGGTATTTTTAATGGATGAACCGTTATCAAATTTAGATGCACCACAAAGGATGTCCGCGAGAAGATTAATCAAAGAAATTCAGATCGAGAACTCAATCACTACCCTTTACGTTACACACGACCAGACTGAAGCGATGGCGTTAGCAGATAAGATAGCGATAATCGATAAGGGGCAGATCATCCAAATCGGATCACCAGAAGAGATATACCAAAATCCTGTTAACTCCTTCGTCGCGTCTTTCTTCGGAAATCCACCTATGAGCATAATGGATGGTAAGGTGATAGGCTTAGAAGGGAAAATAGGTATTAGGGCTGAAGACGTTATTTTGGGCGAGGGGAGGTATAAGGGTGTAGTAAAAGACGTAGAATTTTGGGGGGATAGATACTTGATATATATATCGTTTAATGATCAAGAAATAAGGGCTTTCTCTAAGAATAAACTCAAAATTAATCAAGAAATTAAGTTCAATTTGATTAGTATAAAGAGGTTAGAATGA